In a single window of the Acyrthosiphon pisum isolate AL4f chromosome X, pea_aphid_22Mar2018_4r6ur, whole genome shotgun sequence genome:
- the LOC100159336 gene encoding DNA damage-binding protein 1-like produces the protein MLFLKYEKTLNGKFKVTDLYLRYFGEISIPISLTYLDNKVIYVASKFGDSQLIKLHYELNETGSHLTILDQYLNLGPIVDMCLVDIDQRGQEQIVTCSGAYKDGSLRIINNGVGIQEIATIDLLGIKGIWSLSFNTKSDLDDTLVLSFVWHSKVLAYDSEEAEEIYVEGFESELQTFYCGKTLDNKMVQVTSASVRLICMESKKLISEWKVPYFRNINAVSCNGHQAVCSSGHDLYYIEIGSQKIFQNKYNIFVYTFDV, from the exons atgttatttttaaagtatgaaAAAACATTAAACGGAAAATTTAAAGTTACAGATCTATATCTACGTTATTTTG gagAAATTAGTATTCCTATATCACTTACATATTTGGAtaacaaagtaatttatgttGCATCTAAATTTGGTGACTCTCAActcattaaattacattatgaaTTGAATGAAACTGGTTcacatttaacaattttagatCAATATCTTAATTTAGGACCAATTGTTGACATGTGCTTAGTTGATATTGACCAACGTGGTCAAGAACAAATTGTTACTTGTTCAG gGGCATATAAAGATGGATCTCTTAGAATTATAAACAATGGAGTAGGGATTCAAGAAATAGCCACAATTGATTTGCTTGGAATTAAAGGAATTTGGTCTCTAAGTTTTAACACAAAAAGTGATCTAGATGATACATTAGTATTATCTTTTGTTTGGCATAGTAAAGTTTTGGCATATGATAGTGAAGAGGCCGAAGAAATATATGTTGAAGGTTTTGAATCtgagttacaaacattttactgTGGTAAAACATTAGATAATAAGATGGTTCAAGTAACATCTGCTAGTGTTCGGTTAATTTGTATGGAGTCAAAGAAATTAATAAGTGAATGGAAAGTACCatatttcagaaatattaaTGCTGTGTCGTGTAATGGTCATCAGGCGGTTTGCTCTTCAGGACATGATCTATATTACATAGAAATTGGATCacaaaaaatttttcaaaataagtataacatttttgtatatacatttgatgtttag